A portion of the Oxynema aestuarii AP17 genome contains these proteins:
- a CDS encoding CAAD domain-containing protein, with protein sequence MNPNTDPKQETTTDTGATTEDINFSSEEGGSIASVSSSNQTFEEIRDRVVAILSELPDYVSSFFGEYQKPIVTVGLVVAALVTVRVTLAVVDAINDIPLLSPFLELVGIGYSAWFVYRYLLRASNRQELLNELNSLKDQVVGKSSSR encoded by the coding sequence CCACCACCGATACCGGAGCGACCACAGAGGACATCAACTTTTCCTCGGAAGAAGGCGGATCGATCGCCTCCGTTTCCTCCTCCAACCAAACCTTTGAGGAAATCCGCGATCGCGTCGTGGCGATTTTGTCCGAACTCCCGGATTACGTCAGCAGCTTTTTTGGCGAATACCAAAAACCGATCGTGACCGTCGGACTGGTTGTCGCGGCCCTCGTCACCGTCAGAGTCACCCTGGCGGTGGTCGATGCGATTAACGACATCCCTCTGCTCTCCCCATTTTTGGAGTTAGTCGGGATTGGATACTCTGCTTGGTTTGTTTATCGTTATTTACTGCGGGCTTCCAACCGTCAGGAATTGCTTAACGAGCTTAACAGCCTCAAAGATCAAGTCGTCGGCAAAAGTTCCTCACGCTAA